Below is a genomic region from Pectobacterium polaris.
AAAAGCCTGCCAATATTCAGGTAATTTGGGATAATTCAACGGCGAGATAATAGCGAACAAAGGTGCATTAAACTGGCTGATTTCAAACAGGGTATAACCGTTTGCCATCATCGTTATTTGCCTGTAAATAAATGAGATAATTTTTAATACGATGAGCGTGTATTCATCACAGCAGCAACGACCCAATAATCACGCAGATTATCGGGTCGAGACATGCCGTTTATTTTTATGACGCAAAATGGATAATAAAACGGAGAATAAAAATAAAACTAGACTGGCAGTCCTTTTTCCCAACGATCCCGAACTTCAGCAGGTGACAGCGGTGGAAATTTAACGCCGCGATCCAGTAACAGCTGTTTTACCTTTAGTGCCCAAGGGTAGTGAGGCGATTTAGGAGACATAATGGATAAGCTGTCATCCACGGTAAAAGCGAGATTACTGCCTGTATCATCATAAATATTACTCTCTGCGCCGTGTTCTATCAGCCAATATGCAACTTCATATTTATTCAGATAAGCAGCATAGTGGGCGCTGTTTACTTTGGAACCATCAACGAGGTTCAAATCAGCGCCCCGCTCTACGAGTAATTTGATATCGGCCCAGCGCTCCTCACCAATAGCACTAAATATTGCAGGCTGGCCACGACGCCCAATCGCATTCGGGTCGCCTCCCGCATCCAGAATAATACGCAGCCAGTCAGGGTCTTTCGCGCCCGCTACGGAATTGACGGCGCTATCGCCAAAGCCGTCTTTATAGTTTGGATCGACGCCCAGTTTAAGCGCCAGCGTGACGGCCTTTTTATCCTTCGTTTCATAAATCAGCCACAGCAGCGGCGTGATGCCTTCTTTGCCATGAATATTCAGGTTAACGCCCTGCGACAGCTGATGACGGGCTGCTGATTCGTCACCTTTTTGAATACTTTCCAGTACCGCCACCACAGGGGGCTCAAAAAGTTCATTCGCCCGCATACTGTGTCCTCCCGCCTGACAAGCGGTTAATAATCCCAGAATAACGACGCCTACCCATTTTATACGTGCCAACCATTGCATTATATTCCCCTGAATGTATTGGTTATCTTCCCGATATCTTCCTTTTTCTGGCTTTCAATACCCGCAATCACCTGATCCATACCGTGGCGAGCAATCGGCGAGCCGCCGACTGCGGGAAGTGCCATCATATCACCGCTTGCTTTCGGCAGGCCCCCTTCCAACAGTTTTGCTACACCGATGACTCCTCCGAGCGCAGCACCAGCGGCTCCGCCAATCAATGCGCCCGCACCGGATAGCAAACCCGGAATCAAAGCCTTGCCATAGGTTTGTGCCATGGTTAATACCTCACCATCGACCGCCTGCGTCGTTATCAGCGAGGCCGTTTTCGCCAAATCGGCACCACCTGCACGCGACACGGTATTGTTATGCAAACCCGCAGCATTAAAGGTATAGCCGGGTAATCCGGTGACGCCAACGCCAGCCGATGCTAAACCACCGCCTAATGAATGCCCCACGATGACAGGTGGCGGAGAAAGAACGTTTTTTACCCGCTTTGCCAAATACATGGCCTGATTGTATTGATCCGTCTCCAATCCCATACCTTGCCCAGCGTTAGTCAACCAGTCTTTAACGCCTGTCACCGCATTATTGGTGCCCCGGTAGGTCAACATCGTTTCGCCATTAATTGCTGATTTGAACAAAGCAGAACCAAACCCTGTTTTCTTGTCCATAAAATCATTGTCTGTCAGGCCAGGAAGCTTACTCGTATCCAGAATATCCAGCCCAACTGGCGCCTTAGGCAGTTTATCCAGCACGCCTCGTCGGAATTCATCGACCGAATAAACATACTGAGCCGCTTCGGCGCGTAAGATACTGTCGTTATTAAACGCCAGCCGCTTTGCCGCATCGGCTAACCCCGGCAGCGTCGCTGCTTCAGTCGCCAACTTGGCACGCGCCAGATAACGATCTTTACGCTGGGCGACGGTGAGTAAGTCATCAAGAATGGGCAACTCGGCGACCGACGCCCACTCCATTAACGTCGGCAACAGCATTGGCGTCAATGCCAACAAGGGCGCGCGACTTTTTGCCGATTGTTCGGCGCACGGTTTTACTGGGGATTGATAGGGCGAATCGCCAATGATCACATTCCCGCTGCCAGCAGCAACCGAGCCGCCGCAGCCGATCGCATCACCGATACGCGCAGCCAGCTTCCCATTGATGATGACCGTACCGGAGCCCGCGGATATCGCACGGCTGTGCACGCCGTGGGGCACATTCGGGCAGGGGCAAGCGTGGAGTAAAACCGCATCGCTTTTACGGGCGGCCGGTTTGCCATTGATAATGACATCACCGCTGCCTTCAATAATCGGGGTGGCGGGGAAACAGCCGTGACCCGCGCAGCTGTCACCTAAACGTGCAGCACCTGGCATAGTTCCTCCTTAACGTCTGTCTGGCGCATCGGGCAGCGTAGGCTTCGTCGGATCTTCTGGCGTAATTGATACTGGCGCAGTCCCTACGCCAGCCGCACCACCATCGTTGATCTTCACAATCGTCCCGGAAATCGTGACGCCCGCGCTATCAATCTTGATGAAGCCACCAGGCGCTTTGATGGTCAGAGCCTGCCCCGCTTCCAGCACGATATCCGCAGCTTTCAGGTAGCTGTCCGTATTAACCAGAACACGCTGATGCGCGCCGATCAGCGTCTCTTCAGAGCCTGACATCGTGGTCTGACGGCTCCCTTCGATATGGGTAATCTCTCCCCCGCCGATGAAACGCTTGAACGAAGCACCAATCTTCTGAATAAAACTCCGACCAATTTCCTGATGATGATCCTGACCGATGTTTTCAAAATCATCCTTGCCTATCGTTCGATGGCGGTGACGCGTGACCCGTTGGAACTGATCCTGATCCACGCTGAGGTGCTGATCGCGCCCTACGCTCTGCCGCTGGATGTTGTTGATAACACCATCCATATCTTTCTGAGCGTGATAGTAAATTTGTTCACGCGTCGCCTCATCCTCAAAACGCAGTTCGTTGAAGCCACTGCCTTTATGGGTATCGGTACGCAGCGTCGTGCGCGTTTTATGTGCCGGTAAAACGTACGGCGTCGGGTTGGTCGCGTGGAAGGTTCGCCCGGTGATAATCGGCTGATCTGGATCGCCTTCGAGGAAACTGACGATCACTTCATGGCCGATACGCGGGATAGCAATCATGCCGTACTGGCCGCCTGCCCAGCCCTGACTGACGCGTACCCAGCAGGAACTCTGGTCATTGCTCG
It encodes:
- a CDS encoding ankyrin repeat domain-containing protein codes for the protein MRANELFEPPVVAVLESIQKGDESAARHQLSQGVNLNIHGKEGITPLLWLIYETKDKKAVTLALKLGVDPNYKDGFGDSAVNSVAGAKDPDWLRIILDAGGDPNAIGRRGQPAIFSAIGEERWADIKLLVERGADLNLVDGSKVNSAHYAAYLNKYEVAYWLIEHGAESNIYDDTGSNLAFTVDDSLSIMSPKSPHYPWALKVKQLLLDRGVKFPPLSPAEVRDRWEKGLPV
- a CDS encoding PAAR domain-containing protein translates to MPGAARLGDSCAGHGCFPATPIIEGSGDVIINGKPAARKSDAVLLHACPCPNVPHGVHSRAISAGSGTVIINGKLAARIGDAIGCGGSVAAGSGNVIIGDSPYQSPVKPCAEQSAKSRAPLLALTPMLLPTLMEWASVAELPILDDLLTVAQRKDRYLARAKLATEAATLPGLADAAKRLAFNNDSILRAEAAQYVYSVDEFRRGVLDKLPKAPVGLDILDTSKLPGLTDNDFMDKKTGFGSALFKSAINGETMLTYRGTNNAVTGVKDWLTNAGQGMGLETDQYNQAMYLAKRVKNVLSPPPVIVGHSLGGGLASAGVGVTGLPGYTFNAAGLHNNTVSRAGGADLAKTASLITTQAVDGEVLTMAQTYGKALIPGLLSGAGALIGGAAGAALGGVIGVAKLLEGGLPKASGDMMALPAVGGSPIARHGMDQVIAGIESQKKEDIGKITNTFRGI